The following proteins are encoded in a genomic region of Sebastes fasciatus isolate fSebFas1 chromosome 14, fSebFas1.pri, whole genome shotgun sequence:
- the LOC141782185 gene encoding U3 small nucleolar RNA-associated protein 14 homolog A, producing MAKVSKKKVSKKRSSGPEETTAVKPEVPYDDEEDEDLNKADENITSEEEEDDDDRKRQKLLEAISALGGKRKKKLGERSEAAVLMSEFTVNAEGEGDKMDLSDLIGTMEQTPAVSAKTKKQLKTLQRSRRTIECPLSKQESQRIQRDVAFQKAATEVTRWKSIIKQNQRAEQLVFPLNQEPPGPKPMERVVNGWKATTPLEQEIFALLSANKQPINDPILTPAEEASMRAMSLEEAKIRRAELQKARALQSYYEAKARRERKIKSKKYHKVHNKAKRKEFVKQFDEMVKTDPGAALEELSKMELKRMQERMSLKHQNSGKWAKSKAIMAKYDEGARKAMQQQLEVNKELTQKLVTSLNNEEEEEEEEADDAEVLPDFVNDAEQALDSSGNPWMRGKLSEEPTETEITVDLTAEGPEVVDITVEEEEDEEEVVETEEEALLREFESRRRLREAQETDTVAVISVDDVEIEAAAEDPDEEDKEEEELSNFTSLFKGIADIRREAEAEEAEAHADASHTDTSAQLEEGLMRIRTLEDMELLSQEMSAADEAPAQPQQPQQPAENLPSATQKAGKNKKRKRGIELKEILTKEPKVINVPLAPTVEDAEDSNEKLDQRGLIKEAFAGDDVITDFLKEKKKQEDAGKPKVLDLTLPGWGEWGGTNLKPSRQKRRKFKVKTAPPPPRKDQHLHGVIMSEKRNSSIGRHQVNSLPFPFQSHAQFESTIRSPLGRTWNTERTVKKINKPKVVTRMGAIIEPMAREELMKDKKQVSTGNKSVVDSWKRKS from the coding sequence ATGGCTAAAGTTAGTAAGAAGAAGGTGAGTAAAAAGAGGTCCTCTGGGCCGGAGGAGACTACAGCGGTGAAGCCAGAGGTCCCCTACGAtgatgaggaagatgaggatTTAAATAAAGCAGATGAAAACATCACcagtgaagaggaagaggacgacGATGACCGAAAACGCCAAAAGCTGCTGGAAGCCATCAGCGCTCTCGgtgggaagaggaagaagaagctgGGAGAGAGGTCCGAGGCGGCTGTCCTCATGTCTGAGTTCACTGTCAACGCGGAGGGCGAGGGGGACAAGATGGACCTGTCCGACCTCATCGGGACCATGGAGCAGACCCCCGCTGTCTCTGCCAAGACCAAGAAGCAGCTGAAGACCCTGCAGCGGAGCAGAAGGACAATCGAGTGTCCTCTGAGCAAGCAGGAGAGCCAGAGGATCCAGAGAGATGTGGCCTTTCAGAAGGCAGCCACAGAGGTGACCAGGTGGAAGAGCATCATCAAACAGAACCAGAGAGCCGAGCAGCTGGTCTTCCCTCTGAACCAGGAGCCCCCTGGTCCCAAACCCATGGAGAGGGTGGTGAACGGCTGGAAGGCGACAACCCCCCTAGAGCAGGAGATCTTCGCCCTCCTGTCCGCCAACAAGCAGCCCATCAATGACCCCATCCTGACCCCTGCAGAGGAGGCTTCGATGAGGGCGATGAGCCTGGAGGAGGCCAAGATCCGGAGGGCAGAGCTGCAGAAAGCCCGGGCCCTGCAGTCCTACTACGAGGCCAAGGCtcgcagagagaggaagatcaAGAGCAAGAAGTACCACAAAGTGCACAACAAGGCCAAGCGCAAGGAGTTCGTGAAGCAGTTCGACGAGATGGTGAAGACGGATCCCGGCGCCGCCTTGGAGGAGCTGAGTAAGATGGAGCTGAAGAGGATGCAGGAGAGGATGTCGCTGAAGCACCAGAACAGCGGCAAGTGGGCCAAGTCCAAGGCCATCATGGCCAAATACGACGAGGGGGCTCGCAAAGcgatgcagcagcagctggaggtgAACAAAGAGCTGACCCAGAAGCTGGTGACCTCTCTGAAtaacgaggaagaggaggaggaggaggaagctgaTGATGCAGAGGTGCTGCCCGATTTTGTGAATGATGCAGAGCAGGCACTGGATTCTTCTGGAAATCCCTGGATGAGAGGGAAGCTCTCTGAAGAGCCCACAGAAACAGAGATAACTGTGGATCTCACAGCAGAGGGGCCTGAAGTGGTGGATATTACagttgaagaagaagaggatgaggaagaggttGTGGAAACAGAAGAGGAAGCGCTCCTCAGAGAGTTTGAGAGCAGGAGGAGACTGCGTGAGGCTCAGGAGACGGACACAGTAGCTGTGATATCTGTGGACGATGTGGAGATTGAAGCTGCAGCAGAGGACCCGGATGaagaagacaaagaggaagaggagctgtcaaacttcacaagccttttcAAAGGAATAGCAGACATccgtcgggaggctgaagcagaggAGGCTGAGGCACATGCAGACGCCAGCCACACAGACACTTCAGCTCAGCTGGAGGAAGGGCTGATGAGGATCAGGACTCTGGAGGACATGGAGCTCCTCAGTCAAGAGATGTCAGCCGCTGATGAAGCACCTGCTCAGCCCCAGCAGCCCCAGCAGCCCGCAGAGAACCTGCCATCTGCAACTCAAAAGgcaggcaaaaacaaaaaaaggaagagagggaTCGAGCTGAAAGAAATTCTCACCAAAGAGCCGAAAGTCATCAATGTCCCACTCGCTCCGACCGTCGAGGACGCCGAGGACTCCAATGAGAAGCTGGACCAGAGGGGGTTGATCAAAGAGGCCTTCGCCGGAGACGACGTCATCACAGACTTCCtcaaggagaagaagaagcaggaggacGCAGGGAAGCCTAAGGTGTTGGACCTGACGCTGCCCGGGTGGGGCGAGTGGGGAGGGACGAACCTCAAGCCGTCCCGCCAAAAACGCAGGAAGTTCAAGGTCAAGACGGCGCCGCCTCCGCCCAGGAAAGATCAGCATCTGCACGGCGTCATCATGTCAGAGAAGAGGAACAGCTCCATCGGGCGCCACCAGGTGAACTCGCTGCCCTTTCCCTTCCAGAGCCACGCGCAGTTCGAGAGCACCATCCGCTCTCCGCTGGGCCGCACCTGGAACACAGAGCGGACTGTTAAAAAGATCAACAAGCCCAAGGTGGTCACCCGGATGGGCGCCATCATCGAGCCCATGGCTCGGGAGGAGCTCATGAAGGACAAGAAGCAGGTGTCTACTGGGAATAAAAGTGTTGTGGACTCATggaaaagaaaatcttaa